The following are from one region of the Phormidium sp. PBR-2020 genome:
- a CDS encoding DUF29 family protein — translation MLARSTPISPNLYESDYHLWLLETRQKLETQDFNALDLENLIEEITDLARRDKRKLKSLLIVLIEHLLKLKYWEAERERNQGHWRREIREFRRQIRGLLNESPSLKGYAQDIYHQCHSDGRNNAADLSQLPLNTFPDEPITDLETLLNPDWLP, via the coding sequence ATGCTGGCCCGTTCCACTCCTATCTCCCCCAATCTCTACGAGAGCGACTATCACCTGTGGCTCCTCGAAACCCGGCAAAAACTGGAAACCCAAGACTTTAACGCCTTAGACTTAGAGAATCTCATTGAGGAAATCACAGACTTGGCTCGTCGGGACAAACGAAAACTCAAAAGTCTGCTTATTGTTTTAATCGAGCATCTCCTAAAACTAAAATATTGGGAGGCAGAACGAGAGAGAAACCAGGGACACTGGCGGCGAGAAATTCGAGAATTTCGTCGCCAAATTCGTGGATTACTCAACGAAAGTCCCAGCCTAAAAGGCTATGCCCAAGACATTTATCACCAATGCCACAGCGACGGACGAAACAACGCCGCCGACCTATCCCAACTGCCTCTAAACACCTTTCCCGACGAACCTATCACCGACCTAGAGACCCTTCTCAACCCCGACTGGCTCCCCTAA
- a CDS encoding DUF29 family protein produces MLARSTPISPNLYESDYHLWLLETRQKLETQDFNALDLENLIEEITDLARRDKRAIKNLLKHLVEHLLKLKYWKAERERNQGHWQREILNFRQQIQDYLKESPSLKPYFQEIYHPCYRDGRQLAANVSQLPLNTFPEEPITNLETLLNPDWLP; encoded by the coding sequence ATGCTGGCCCGTTCTACCCCCATTTCCCCCAATCTCTACGAGAGCGACTATCACCTGTGGCTCCTCGAAACCCGGCAAAAACTGGAAACCCAAGACTTTAACGCCTTAGATTTAGAGAATCTCATTGAGGAAATCACAGACTTGGCTCGTCGGGACAAACGCGCAATCAAAAACCTCTTAAAACATTTAGTTGAGCATCTCCTAAAACTCAAGTATTGGAAAGCAGAACGAGAAAGAAATCAAGGACATTGGCAACGAGAAATCCTTAACTTTCGCCAACAAATTCAAGACTATCTCAAAGAAAGTCCCAGCCTAAAACCCTACTTCCAGGAGATTTACCACCCATGTTACCGTGACGGCCGGCAACTGGCCGCCAACGTTTCTCAACTACCTCTAAACACCTTTCCCGAAGAGCCAATCACCAACCTAGAGACCCTTCTCAACCCCGACTGGCTCCCCTAA
- a CDS encoding FAD-dependent oxidoreductase, whose product MRVDVAVVGAGLAGLTAALPLQAAGYSVLLLEKSRGLGGRLASYRLNGSRCDRGVRYLTEEGRLLSGLVRSLRQRGVLEPWIEQSHVYRAEGLVPDSPRTHYVAPQGMSQIAKELGQGLTVWYSRRVQEIIPQADGWRLGLEAVVEGSEDPLEVMAEAVILAIPAPQALPLVQTLPGMTPERLTPLAAVTYDPCLTLLAQYPQNGVPAEIPWCSLEFPDDPDLSWLGFDSSKGTPSEPRGDRPLLVINSSPEFARSHLEDREFTPVIEQLLNQAATRVGDWLKTPETTHLHRWRYAIPRQVWSQDSLVLQTPFPLVCCGDWCGSRQVETALRSGLAAASTINAQHQQRPLPPISQLWNNPS is encoded by the coding sequence ATGAGGGTTGATGTTGCTGTTGTCGGTGCTGGATTGGCAGGCTTGACGGCCGCCTTGCCGTTACAGGCGGCGGGGTATTCGGTACTGCTGTTGGAAAAGTCTCGTGGTTTGGGGGGACGCTTGGCCTCCTATCGTCTGAATGGCTCTCGTTGCGATCGCGGGGTTCGCTATCTGACGGAGGAGGGCCGCTTGTTGTCCGGGTTGGTGCGATCGCTACGTCAGCGGGGGGTGCTTGAACCCTGGATTGAGCAGAGTCATGTCTACAGGGCTGAGGGATTGGTTCCCGACTCGCCTCGTACTCACTATGTTGCCCCTCAGGGGATGAGTCAGATTGCTAAGGAGTTGGGCCAGGGGTTAACGGTTTGGTACAGTCGCCGGGTTCAAGAGATTATCCCCCAAGCTGACGGCTGGCGTTTGGGGTTAGAAGCCGTTGTGGAGGGGTCTGAGGACCCTCTGGAGGTCATGGCTGAGGCAGTAATTCTGGCAATTCCTGCTCCCCAGGCCCTTCCCCTGGTGCAAACTCTGCCCGGAATGACACCAGAGAGGCTCACCCCCTTAGCAGCTGTGACTTATGATCCCTGTTTAACCCTACTGGCTCAATATCCTCAGAATGGGGTTCCGGCAGAGATTCCCTGGTGTTCTCTGGAGTTTCCCGACGATCCTGACTTATCTTGGCTGGGATTCGATAGTAGTAAAGGGACCCCGTCAGAACCGAGGGGCGATCGCCCGTTACTGGTCATTAATAGTAGCCCCGAGTTCGCGCGATCGCATCTGGAGGACAGAGAATTTACCCCAGTCATCGAGCAGTTACTGAACCAAGCGGCCACCCGCGTCGGCGATTGGTTAAAAACCCCTGAAACCACCCATCTCCACCGTTGGCGTTATGCCATTCCCCGCCAGGTTTGGTCGCAAGATAGTTTAGTTCTCCAGACCCCGTTTCCCCTAGTCTGTTGTGGAGACTGGTGCGGTTCTCGTCAAGTCGAAACCGCTCTACGCTCAGGCCTAGCCGCCGCCAGTACCATCAATGCCCAACACCAACAACGCCCCCTCCCCCCCATCAGCCAACTCTGGAATAACCCCTCCTAA
- a CDS encoding Rrf2 family transcriptional regulator yields MELSCKSEYALLALLELAVHHSKGEPLQIRQIAAQQGIPDRYLEQLLATLRRGGLVRSLRGAKGGYHLAREPWNITLLEALECIEGTNEQSTTPQDSPPTVESGIIKDIWKEAQEATQSVLKKYTLQDLREQRDARSQLNIMYYI; encoded by the coding sequence GTGGAACTTTCTTGCAAAAGCGAATACGCCCTACTGGCCTTACTTGAACTGGCCGTTCATCATAGTAAAGGGGAACCCCTGCAAATTCGGCAAATTGCTGCCCAGCAGGGGATTCCCGATCGCTATCTCGAACAACTCCTGGCAACCCTACGGCGAGGGGGGCTAGTGCGATCGCTGCGAGGGGCGAAAGGGGGCTATCACCTGGCTCGGGAGCCTTGGAACATCACCTTGCTCGAAGCTCTCGAATGTATCGAAGGGACAAACGAACAGAGTACCACGCCCCAAGATAGTCCCCCGACAGTTGAGAGCGGGATTATTAAAGATATTTGGAAGGAAGCCCAAGAAGCGACCCAGAGCGTGTTAAAAAAATATACGCTTCAAGACTTGCGAGAACAGCGTGATGCGCGATCGCAGCTCAATATCATGTACTACATTTAA
- the cysK gene encoding cysteine synthase A: protein MKIANNITELVGHTPLVQLNRIPQAEGCVAKIVMKLEGMNPAASVKDRIGVNMINAAERDGQISPGETILVEPTSGNTGIALAMVAAARGYKLILTMPDTMSLERRAMLRAFGAQLELTPGAEGMRGAISRASEIVETTDNAYMLQQFQNPANPDIHRKTTAEEIWQDTDGHVDILISGVGTGGTITGIAQNLKHRKPQFQAIAVEPCNSPILSGGNPGPHKIQGIGAGFVPEVLDTSLIDEVVTVTDDEAIAYGRRLAAEEGLLSGISSGAALAAAIRVGQRPENNGKLIVVIQPSFGERYLSTPLFQDPQLTMEAVLT, encoded by the coding sequence ATGAAAATTGCCAACAATATCACAGAACTCGTCGGCCATACTCCCCTAGTTCAACTGAATCGTATCCCTCAGGCGGAGGGCTGTGTTGCCAAAATTGTCATGAAATTGGAGGGGATGAACCCCGCCGCCTCGGTCAAAGATCGCATTGGGGTCAATATGATTAATGCGGCGGAACGGGACGGCCAAATTAGCCCAGGCGAGACGATTCTCGTTGAACCCACCTCCGGAAACACGGGGATTGCTTTGGCGATGGTGGCAGCGGCCCGAGGCTATAAGCTCATTCTGACGATGCCCGATACCATGAGTTTGGAACGGCGGGCGATGTTACGGGCCTTTGGGGCCCAGTTAGAACTGACTCCGGGGGCAGAAGGAATGCGCGGAGCAATTTCGCGGGCTTCGGAAATCGTCGAGACCACGGATAATGCCTATATGTTGCAGCAGTTCCAAAATCCGGCCAACCCGGACATTCACCGCAAAACCACGGCGGAAGAAATTTGGCAAGATACCGATGGCCATGTGGATATCTTGATTTCTGGCGTAGGAACCGGCGGAACCATTACCGGCATCGCCCAAAACTTGAAACATCGTAAACCTCAGTTCCAGGCCATCGCCGTTGAACCCTGCAATAGCCCCATCCTCTCCGGGGGAAATCCTGGCCCTCACAAGATTCAGGGCATTGGGGCCGGGTTTGTGCCGGAGGTTCTTGATACCTCGTTGATTGATGAGGTGGTGACGGTAACCGATGATGAGGCGATCGCCTATGGCCGCCGTCTGGCGGCGGAGGAAGGGTTACTCTCGGGGATTTCCTCGGGGGCAGCCTTGGCGGCGGCGATTCGGGTTGGGCAACGTCCGGAAAATAACGGTAAACTCATCGTGGTCATTCAACCGAGTTTTGGGGAACGCTATCTCAGTACCCCCCTCTTCCAAGATCCTCAGTTGACCATGGAAGCGGTGTTGACTTAA